The nucleotide window TGATTCAATATTGAACTATTatcttattttttcgaagaggaccAAGCCATCTccatggcttgaaatttgtaCTGAATATATTCTGataatggaggaaaaaatcaaggaattacATAAATTACTTTTCAAAAGAAACTAGCCGTTTTCCAGTTGCACTTTGGCCACTGATAtttgtggtttttttattacatggatgtttgaatattttttaattcctactaatcaaaatttttttttgtcttcagaCGACATTGAATGGCCAAGTGATGATGAGTGGGTCATTCAAGCAGAAGCAAAAGACATCATTACAGCACTTCTGCAGCAAAATGCACGCAATCGCCTGGGTAGCGCAGGACCGCATGAAGTTAAAGAGCATCCCTATTTCTATGGAGTTGATTGGAATTCACTTTTGCGTCAAAAAGCAGAGTTTGTTCCTCAACTCGAAAACGATGAGGACACCAGTTATTTTGATTGTAAGTCACTTTTATGTAATGCCCAATGTGTGTTGAATCTATTTTAAGAGTTTATGATCAAAATCATACTTGCAATGAGCTCTAACTTCTTTGGATCGGATTTTTAATCCATTTTGATTTCTGCTTAAAGTTAGAAACTTTTTTAGTCAATGCATGTAGAAGACGTATGTCTCATCTGTCCAACcatccaaaataaaaaaatgtagaaagTTTGTTGAAGTTGtctgacttttttttactaAGCTTGATATGTAGCATTTTTCCCTgagcaaaaattcaaagaattactgaaattaatcaAAACGTAGTTTATATgtgattattttttgatttttgtatatttttaacaaaattaaatCCAAATTATCCCTATTTTTCTGTACATAGCACGGCTTGATCGCTACAACCATGACCTTGGAGAAGATACCGATGACAATGACGAGACGTTTTTGCTGGGATCTTTCTCTTCTTGCTCTCCTCAGTATCGGAAAGTTGTCCCACCTCAAGATACTATAGGCTCTTCAGTAAAGAAAGCAATTTTTACTGTTGGAGACTCAGGTAATTAAGTTGAGAGACTTATGTCTTTttattgtcaatattttcagtcCCTCCAAAGGAAAAGTACGTTTCTTGAGCAATAAAGATGCGCTGTAGAATACCTGCTTATCATTGGTTTCATCTACATTCATATTATTTGATGAGGATAATTATCCCAACGTTGATTGATGACTGCGAGAGCACCatgattgaatattttatttctgtttttcctttatccttaaaatttagaatatATTCCTGTTTCTTTCCTCTCATGTCATGATTAGAAGTCCTTCAGAGTAATCTTAAATTGTATTGCAATCTTAGCCATATATTTTTGTTAACTTTTTTCTATAAATAAGAATATTTGGAAGCTAACATGCAGGAAATCCAGTCAAATTAAACTTTATAAATCCAAAAGCAAGTCAGCATTAGACAAGTTCTCTATTCTATCTCCTCTTTCAATGGTAAAAAAGCATAAATTGTTTTTTGTGGATTAAATTTAAATGTGGTTTAAAGAAGATGTCAAATACATCTTAATTCTCTTGATTCATAATTTACAGACCAAAAACCATCAATGACTCAAAAATCTATACACTTTTGCAGTGAGATTTATTCCAAACACGAATAACCATTGTCTTTTTTTTGTGCAGGCCAATCGGAAGATCAACAGGAATCCAGTAATGGTCACGATAATTCAGATCTGGAAAACAGTCCTCGAAGTGGAGATAATTCTCTGACAAATCGGGCTAATTTCACCATAAGCACACCGGAGTCGTCGCAAACAGATAGTGATGATGTCTCCCCCCAGATCCACCGCAAGAGGAGACTCCATAGTAAAGAGGAGTTGCCACGTTTCTCAATCTCAGTCGAGGAAGACCAATCTCAGTAAGTGTTTTGACATCAACCTTCAAACTTTCCTGTAGATCGCTACTGGGGTAGTGTTTAAAATCGAGAAGTTTTGAATACTTACAAATCTTCTCATAAATGACTTgatttattttagattttttaactATAAAGATCATGGATTTGTCGTTCTTTTACCACCCTATtctcccctcccctcttttATGATAGAAAGGTTCTACTAGAACCAACTCCTCCCTTTTCAAGTCAAGACTTTTTGAGAACAAACTAATCTAAGTTTCCAAGTGTGAATTTGTGTTTAGATGGAATGACTTCATTCTAAAATTCGTTGAAAAAACTCCATCACTATACCATTTGATTTAAGTCTCAAGCAACTTTTAGTAAtttgaattattgaaaattatcaaataCTAACTGAGTCTGCCTTtagcaaggcggataaagaatgcaAGGtagcatttcgattttggctgccatcttgaagcgctgtgacgtcaagagggtacaGTTTTTGCCGTGCAATTCGAGGTTGAGCCGGCTCCCCCGGCCTCGGCtggcccatgtacccgataccatgtgacgtccagagggtacaaAATGcaaccaccattctttatccgcttTGTTCCTTTAGTAAATTTATTTCAATgctgttttttgtttcttcttattttcaatcatgctttatcttaattttcttcattaacAGTGACACATCAGGCACACTACAATCAGTCTCATCACCTGATATGCACAAAGATCTATCTgctgtttttgaaaagagcaaGAATTCTCCCGATAAATCTAACTTATTGCGGATGGCTGTTTCTCCAATCTCTCTTGGAGGCAAGCAAAAATCAAGAGCTGTGATAAAAAGTTTCTCTGCCTCAGGTCTCTCTCTCATGATTCCCTCAGGTAAGGACTACAACAGTATCTATTCAAACATGggaaaaacattattttaatcTTATTTCTAAACAATCTTTTAATCTCAACACATTGATTGCCAGGATGTCTAGGGTGCATATTTCCTGTGGTACCAGGGTGATCCTCCtttctcctcccctccctcctccctccccacaAAAGCAAAAGTATAGCAGTGCATTCTGCCGCAGGGGCATACCAGTTGTGAGACATAAGGATACTCATCATGGGCCTTAAGCAACAACTGCGACATTTGCTGGCCTCATGGGAGCCTGACAACAGGAGTGACCGTTTCTTGGTCGAAATTGGCGCCTTGGTTTGGCAATCGCAAGATCTTTTAATATCGGTCAGTATGACTGGCATGGCTGGCAACacttaaagaaacaaaataaaatatcaaatttacCTTCATAAAATTACGTACATCAAAGAAAATGCACCttagaagatgaaattttcataaCGTGTACCAAAGAATGAGAATTGTAACCAAACAGTCATTTGCAGTAAATAGCTTTTTGTCAGTTCTTTTAATGTGATATTCATTCAAAAATGTCTCTTGGTGCTTGCAGATGAATTTCCACAACCTATACAGTCTCCCGGTGGTTCAAGCACAGCAAGTTCTAGAGATACATCTCCCTGTCGGGAATTATCACCTTTAGTCAATTCATTAAAACCACCGATCATTATTCGTCGGGGGCCCTCAGGATTTGGATTCACTGTCCACACGATACGTGTGTACTATGGTGATTCAGATTTCTACACAATGCACCATTTAGTTAAGGTAAGATTAATCATCACTTAACTTTCAATTTCATGGATCGGATCTCTGTAAGGGCTGATGAAGATATGGCAAATAATAAGCAATATCCTGAAAGGGTGCTCAAAAGTAAAAACAGTCattaagaatttttctggtaatATTCCTTTCCTATTTGCGCCTTAAAAGTTAAAACAATTAGATCGACAAGTCTGTAAAATTTCTACATAAATatcattataaattttaaagcgTGTCAGTTGAGATTGCAACTAAACAGCGCCCCCCACATGGTAAGAATTATCTCCCTAAATTTACTTACACACCCAGcatatttcatttaaataaaaagaagggAGTGTGAATAAATATTCTGATTGGGTCTGACaatcacaaaaaattgtaaGATCATGCCCTCTAAGTTctttaaaaagcaaaaaatggaaTAGTAACctaattgtatttttaattttttcaaattttgatacaCCCTGTTATGAAAAAGATTTGATGATAACTCTTGTCCCTTTTTCAGGCTGTTGATCCAGGTAGTCCAGCATTTGAGGCTGGATTGCGCCCTGGTGACTTGATCACTCATATTAATGGAGAAGCGGTCCAAGGCCTATACCACACACATGTCCTACAGCTGCTCATGACAAACCGAGATAAAGCATCGCTAAGAGCGACTCCACTAGAAAACACATCCATCCGCACTGGTGGTCGTAAAAGAGAACCAGGTCAAGGGAAACTGGCTGCATCTCGCAAAGCCCATCAAAGAGCGAAAAGATCTCAGCGTCGAGGAGAGTTCCCTGCAGATCCTAAACGTCGTCAACACAAAGCCTCGCTTTTCCGCAAAATTAGCAGTAAAAGAGCAAGTGCTGAAATGCAACAGGTGAATAAACTTTCCTCATCATTGACCCTCAAAAGTTTGGATAATTATAGGTGTCCTGGTCTTTCTGTCTTTAAAGTTGATCAAAAAATTTGTCCTACCGCCCTAAAAGACTTAGATACATAAATATTCTGGTCTTCCTTTAACTtcaaatcggaaaaattttgtgaatttcctttttatgaagaaaattttcgTGATCTCCAGTGACGTTTTAtttaaaatcagttaaaaaccATTTAAGTTTCGCATGTTGCGTGCTTCAGAGTTTGCATGTATGTTACAAGAGCACTAGAGCTTATCAAATGTTTTgtaattttgaccaattttttttatagacaCAGCAAGCATGTAGCAATATCTCCCTACTCTCCAATGAACTCTGGGGATAAAGAAAACCAAAGCTTATTTTTTAAGCTATTAGCTGTCGGGCCCTGGCCTGGCACAATATTCAACGATTTGGTTTATAAAGACTCTTCATTCTGTTCACTTAATTTTACCTCAATACCCAATATTATAGTGGTGGCTGCTTCAGTCCTTAATCTATCATATTTTTCTCTAGTTATTCTTTCTTTGTGCCATCACCTACTTCCTTCAAGGTTAATAACTGTTAATTGATGAtcgtttttttatcaaaaatagcTGAATAACAAAAACATTCTCTTTTCCAGCTTGGTGCCAGTGCATCCTCTCCATCCATTCCAACAGTGTATGCAAACCGTAGTTTTCAAACATTCTCTCGTTCACTCTCCTCCAATCAAGAAACAATCCCATGCTCTCTCTCACCTCAAAAAACGCTGGTCCGATCTCCAACAAGCCGAGCTCCGCCACCCTCACCAGACTCGCCGTGCTCGCCGGAATCGTCACAATCTTCCTCTGGTTCATCCTCCTCGTCTCCAGCTCCATCTGGCTCAGGCCATTTCCAGCGGCCATCCACTCTCCACGGTCTGAAACACAAACTTCACTCAGCCTCTAAAGGTGTCCACACGCCCAACCGTCGCAAATCAGTCGGACACATTCCTCTGTCACCTTTAGCACGCACCCCTTCTCCCTCCCCATTACCTGCCTCCCCTACTCGGTCACCCTCACCCCTAGCTTTTCCACCAGGACATCAGCCGGGCAGCTCAAACCAAACTCAATCGTACTCCCCAGGCCCAGTTACTTCAAAGAAAAGCTTTGGACGACCAAAAAATGGGGAGCCTGGTTCCCCTCTGCTACGCAGAGCTCTTTCACCAGACCGTCTTCACCCAAGAAGTGCTGAGGCCAAAAATAATTCCATCTCACCCCTTTGCGATCCAGCTTTGAAAGTAATTTTGCATGCGCCCAGGGTCACGGTCACCTCCAAGTCACCACCAACCAGTTTGCGACCTGTGGCAGAATGTGAAGGTCAAGATTCAGAAAAATCTCATGAAGGGCCTCCTCGCTCAAAACTGGCAGAAAAACCTCgcagttttgaagaagaaaGATCAAGTGTCCTTTTCGCCAATACAGCTAGCCCAGAGcgcaagttttcaaaaagtgaGGATCGGAGCGAGTGTGAATTTCACCCAAGTTCTCACTCGTTGCCGAGAATTGCTGAAGAAAAAGACTCTCCAGCAGCGAAGGATGATCAAGAGCCTGAATCGACACCAGTCGTAACCCACAAGTCCAAGTCAAAAAGCTCCCAATCAAAGAGTGGCTCTCGGAAAGGGAAAAATAAAGATAGGTCGAAACATGATGACCAAGAAGCAAGTAAAAGTGGAGAAAGTAAGTCCAAGTCAACCTCTGCCAGGTCAAGGTCTTTGGAAGGGGTCGAAGGTGGATCCAGTCAAGATGCAGGCAGAAGATCTGCAAGAGATAGGCGTGAGCTCTTCAAATGTTCCTCAGTCAAAGAATAATCCTTTATTTTACTAGGCAGCCATTCATTTTATTCAGGTAAATTATGAAAGTTCAAGCTTGAATCCAACTTAATTGTTCAAGCCTCTTAGTTCTATTTAACATTGTTCCACTCAATACATAAAGGGCCTAAGGGTGTACAACCTTTTTCTTAGGTTTGCTGGTTTTTTCTAAATCACGTAAACGATATTTTAATCGCAGAAATCACCCTGTTACATCTTGTTTCTTacaaatttctcaatttttttttttattcaatttgttTCCGCTGTCTTTCTCATAAATTCTCAGAGAAATATATAATGGCATTGGTTCTATATTAAGTAAAATAAGAGGGCTCTTCTCTGGTTTTTCTCTTCCTGACTTATTTCAATGAGTGTGCTGTACTATCAGATATTTTGCATTATAAATTATTTCAAGTTCGTATTTAAGGTAGGTAGGGataaaaactgcaattttaactttttaaaaattacttctCTTACAAGAATGAACCGTTCAAGAgttacttgaaaattttccttcaattaatttaaatttattctcAAGGATTTTGGCAAAATCTCTCTCATTACATTTGctctcatttattttaaaatcacacGAAAAAGTCAGCAACGAGTTGAAAACTTTACTTGTTAAATGAGAAACTATCTTGCGACCGTGATTTTCTTATgatttgttaatttattttaataggTGAAAAGGGTAAAAGGGAGTTCCTGGATCATGAGACCAATTCGCTATTCTGCAGAAAATGGTCACCCAGCAGCAACGTTGTCTGACctcaattaaaaattcaaatgattcAGTAGCCTTATCAGTAATTTTTGAGAGAGACAGTACTTTTTGTCTCCCTCGATAAATGCTTCTACAGAGCACAGCATTTTCCTTGTGCAGATAATTAAAGGTGCGAAGATTGATCGGGATCAAAACCCTTCCTGTATGCATGATAATTAGAGAGTA belongs to Bemisia tabaci chromosome 6, PGI_BMITA_v3 and includes:
- the dop gene encoding microtubule-associated serine/threonine-protein kinase 3 isoform X1, whose protein sequence is MMSNLGKPLERARVQTMEPSERRLSDLDERPEKPPSKREMSNLVLMRNSTLGQSAPSLSYQMKELNIGGRRSSRVNHRKSFIANTSPTLPRCHSPMLGSPLESPKVSPSLHFPFVPVKRVYNHLSSDCKADGRRWSVASLPSSGYGTTPGSSSVSSQCSSIERLHQLPSAPTNDELRLLSRHFSSNESNPSVDDDYGHRSPFSRPRSRSLSSPSRSPVMDSDVILMNTMYKERFPKATHQMEEKLVKFIDESQSVLQGNLSEASLDTAPILRFVHHQIVEIARDCLKKSQEKLITRRYFYEMSESLERLLNETKEKSQEAVQLLTGTINRLLLIISRPARLLECLEFDPEEFYHLLEEVEGHAKLNQAIKADIPQYIISKLGLNRDPITDIQHGGLCGAGSLERVNICPPCTSTPKQESKFSKAPCEDDFDFIKLISNGAYGAVSLVRHKETKQRFAMKKIVKNNLMLRNQIEQVFAERDIMSFTDNPFVVSMYCSFETKKHLCLVMEYVEGGDCAALVKNIGPLPPDMARFYFAETVLAVEYLHSYGIVHRDLKPDNLLITATGHIKLTDFGLSKMGLMSLATNLYEVYIDRDARQFSDKQVFGTPEYIAPEVILRQGYGKPVDWWSMGIILYEFLVGCVPFFGDTPEELFAHVVNDDIEWPSDDEWVIQAEAKDIITALLQQNARNRLGSAGPHEVKEHPYFYGVDWNSLLRQKAEFVPQLENDEDTSYFDSRLDRYNHDLGEDTDDNDETFLLGSFSSCSPQYRKVVPPQDTIGSSVKKAIFTVGDSGQSEDQQESSNGHDNSDLENSPRSGDNSLTNRANFTISTPESSQTDSDDVSPQIHRKRRLHSKEELPRFSISVEEDQSHDTSGTLQSVSSPDMHKDLSAVFEKSKNSPDKSNLLRMAVSPISLGGKQKSRAVIKSFSASGLSLMIPSDEFPQPIQSPGGSSTASSRDTSPCRELSPLVNSLKPPIIIRRGPSGFGFTVHTIRVYYGDSDFYTMHHLVKAVDPGSPAFEAGLRPGDLITHINGEAVQGLYHTHVLQLLMTNRDKASLRATPLENTSIRTGGRKREPGQGKLAASRKAHQRAKRSQRRGEFPADPKRRQHKASLFRKISSKRASAEMQQLGASASSPSIPTVYANRSFQTFSRSLSSNQETIPCSLSPQKTLVRSPTSRAPPPSPDSPCSPESSQSSSGSSSSSPAPSGSGHFQRPSTLHGLKHKLHSASKGVHTPNRRKSVGHIPLSPLARTPSPSPLPASPTRSPSPLAFPPGHQPGSSNQTQSYSPGPVTSKKSFGRPKNGEPGSPLLRRALSPDRLHPRSAEAKNNSISPLCDPALKVILHAPRVTVTSKSPPTSLRPVAECEGQDSEKSHEGPPRSKLAEKPRSFEEERSSVLFANTASPERKFSKSEDRSECEFHPSSHSLPRIAEEKDSPAAKDDQEPESTPVVTHKSKSKSSQSKSGSRKGKNKDRSKHDDQEASKSGESKSKSTSARSRSLEGVEGGSSQDAGRRSARDRRELFKCSSVKE
- the dop gene encoding microtubule-associated serine/threonine-protein kinase 2 isoform X2, translating into MKSETMTDYCHVYSLIKIELFKIIEQKCYDLALLLCETKEKSQEAVQLLTGTINRLLLIISRPARLLECLEFDPEEFYHLLEEVEGHAKLNQAIKADIPQYIISKLGLNRDPITDIQHGGLCGAGSLERVNICPPCTSTPKQESKFSKAPCEDDFDFIKLISNGAYGAVSLVRHKETKQRFAMKKIVKNNLMLRNQIEQVFAERDIMSFTDNPFVVSMYCSFETKKHLCLVMEYVEGGDCAALVKNIGPLPPDMARFYFAETVLAVEYLHSYGIVHRDLKPDNLLITATGHIKLTDFGLSKMGLMSLATNLYEVYIDRDARQFSDKQVFGTPEYIAPEVILRQGYGKPVDWWSMGIILYEFLVGCVPFFGDTPEELFAHVVNDDIEWPSDDEWVIQAEAKDIITALLQQNARNRLGSAGPHEVKEHPYFYGVDWNSLLRQKAEFVPQLENDEDTSYFDSRLDRYNHDLGEDTDDNDETFLLGSFSSCSPQYRKVVPPQDTIGSSVKKAIFTVGDSGQSEDQQESSNGHDNSDLENSPRSGDNSLTNRANFTISTPESSQTDSDDVSPQIHRKRRLHSKEELPRFSISVEEDQSHDTSGTLQSVSSPDMHKDLSAVFEKSKNSPDKSNLLRMAVSPISLGGKQKSRAVIKSFSASGLSLMIPSDEFPQPIQSPGGSSTASSRDTSPCRELSPLVNSLKPPIIIRRGPSGFGFTVHTIRVYYGDSDFYTMHHLVKAVDPGSPAFEAGLRPGDLITHINGEAVQGLYHTHVLQLLMTNRDKASLRATPLENTSIRTGGRKREPGQGKLAASRKAHQRAKRSQRRGEFPADPKRRQHKASLFRKISSKRASAEMQQLGASASSPSIPTVYANRSFQTFSRSLSSNQETIPCSLSPQKTLVRSPTSRAPPPSPDSPCSPESSQSSSGSSSSSPAPSGSGHFQRPSTLHGLKHKLHSASKGVHTPNRRKSVGHIPLSPLARTPSPSPLPASPTRSPSPLAFPPGHQPGSSNQTQSYSPGPVTSKKSFGRPKNGEPGSPLLRRALSPDRLHPRSAEAKNNSISPLCDPALKVILHAPRVTVTSKSPPTSLRPVAECEGQDSEKSHEGPPRSKLAEKPRSFEEERSSVLFANTASPERKFSKSEDRSECEFHPSSHSLPRIAEEKDSPAAKDDQEPESTPVVTHKSKSKSSQSKSGSRKGKNKDRSKHDDQEASKSGESKSKSTSARSRSLEGVEGGSSQDAGRRSARDRRELFKCSSVKE